The following nucleotide sequence is from Longimicrobium sp..
TCGGGGTTGATGCGAAGCACGAGTTTGCCCGAGAACGGCCGGTTCGGTTCTCGCCCTTCCTCCTTGCAGAATTCCAGATAGTCGTCGACGGCCGCATGGAACCCGGCTTCCAGTTCAGCGACAGAATCCGCCTGAAACGTCACCACGTCCGAGATGTCCTCGAGTTCTCCATGCAGAAGCCCCGCGTCGGCGTCGAACTCGACTTTGGCCGTGTAGCCTTTGTACTTCATCATGGTTCAACTCCCGCGTTCCTCAAGAATCGGCGCACGGACCGAAGCGCGCCCTTGTCGGTTTCCCGCTCCGGATGCGGCCGGTGTAAACTGGCCACCACGTCGTTGAGCACGATGTTCACGCGTGACCCACCGCGATACTTGATCCGTGCTCCACAGGCGAGAAACAGCC
It contains:
- a CDS encoding type II toxin-antitoxin system HicB family antitoxin produces the protein MMKYKGYTAKVEFDADAGLLHGELEDISDVVTFQADSVAELEAGFHAAVDDYLEFCKEEGREPNRPFSGKLVLRINPDLHRAASRTAKSEKQSLNAFISSALEAAVRKGSAPLDT
- a CDS encoding type II toxin-antitoxin system HicA family toxin translates to MNSKNRRILEAVFEEPVRADVDWRDIEGLFLACGARIKYRGGSRVNIVLNDVVASLHRPHPERETDKGALRSVRRFLRNAGVEP